The Punica granatum isolate Tunisia-2019 chromosome 4, ASM765513v2, whole genome shotgun sequence sequence TCAACGCTCTTTACcctttattttcttgatttctcaactgagaattttatttgcaAAGTATTATAGAACCAATAGGAGCCTGAGGAAGTGATGGTGGGTGCAATGCTGCAGGGAGACATTGACCCGTTTCTAGATCGGTTTACATGGGGACTGTCGAGAGCAATGAAATGAGAGAGCGAAAGAGAGTTCTTgacaagaaaaagaatagGACGCCCTTCAACCTAGCCTCATATTGTTCAAACTAGCTCATCCTTACATAACTAGCATGTTCTTACCATGCCTAGTAATGCTTCATAAAATCATTTCAGGAAGAATTTTGGACCGAACCAGCCCGCTCCATTGCAAAAGCGTATGAGAGAACAGACGAAGCCATCCTCTCTCACAGCCCAGACCTAGGACGGGGTGGGTCCACAGCTGTCACTGCGATCCTTATTGATGGGTGCAAATTGTGGATAGCTAATGTTGGAGATTCACGAGCAGTCCTCTCGAGGAGGGGTCAGGCAGTTCAGCTATCAATCGACCATGAACCGAACACGGAGAGGGGCAGCATCGAGGATAGAGGTGGTTTTGTCTCAAACATGCCAGGTGATTTCCTTCATCTTAATATCAGTGTTATATTATTGGCTCTGAGATTCTTCAGGaggaatctatatatattttttccttgcTCTAATGGACATTATATTAGAAATACACATACCGCGGTTGTGTTTTACTCTTATTGAAGTAGTTAGTTAAAGTTGTGTATGAAAGCCAACAGTTGCTTCTGTTTTTTTGTTGGTCTTTCTAGATTTCAAGGTGGCTTTCATAGTTTTAATCTTAATCTGAAATAGTACCTCTGATAGTGTTAGTTTTATCAATCTACTCTTTCTATTCTCTTGTAAAATCAAAGTCAATCTTCATATTTTGGTGTCTTGAAGAGAGCTTGCTTTTTGCAACCATGAAAACAGAAGAGCCTTTGGTTTTATCGACTTTTGACTAAAGGAATATGTATGACTTAAAAGTCCCTTTGCACTTCTGGGTAAAATCTCCGAGTAGCAGTTGCTCTCCCAAGAATGCAAAAATAAAGAGCTGGGAGGAACAGAGCTTTCAGCTCTATGATGTGGACTGTTCAAGCAATTGAATTATTGGGTTTTTGATAAACCAGGGGATGTTGCCCGTGTGAATGGACAGCTGGCAGTTTCTCGTGCCTTTGGAGACAAGAACCTTAAGTCTCACTTAAGATCTGATCCCGATATTGTAAGTGCTGATGTAGATACTGACACCGACATCCTCATTCTTGCAAGTGATGGTCTTTGGAAGGTCTTTTTCTCTTCCCCATACGATCTTCTTAATCGTTTGCCTTCATcaagaaatcatattttaCCTTTTGGCTGTTTTTTAATGATTGTTTAGGTCATGTCTAATCAAGAGGCAGTTGATATTGCGAGGAAGACAAAGGACCCGCAGAGAGCTGCCAAGAACCTCGCGGCGGAGGCACTGAATCGGGACAGCAAGGACGATATCTCCTGCATCGTGATCCGTCTAAAGGGCTAAAAGATAAACAGAATGCCCCAAAAGGAAGATTCAAGAGGTATTGTCAATGTATACATATTGATGTATCCATACCTTGATGGGGgatttgtatatttttacaTGGGTCTATCAATTATTGCATGCGTTTGCAATTCTTTAGAccaaaaaggaagaaaaagggaaaagtttGCTGCATCAGATTTCCAATTTGCAATATGGTTTCATAGGGTCTTAAGTTGGTTGTAAGTCTCTCTACCCTTTTGCTGCAAGATTCGGGTTCTCGCACTCCGGTTTGTACAGCTTGTGGTTGCTTTGATTCCTTGTAGATTCATGCAGGGTTGATTCTGTGTAATTTGCATACTCGACTCTTCTAGAAGCCGCGCAAACACGGTTGTggatatataaattatcaGTAAATGGTGATGCAAATAATTGTTTTATAGAACGATTGAGCACAAGACGGATCAATTTATCAATGTTGCAATACAGAATAATCCCTACATTATATATGTCTAATGATAGGTCGACTGTGGTCTGATAGTGCCAATTTTGGATTCAATTTCCTTGTTTAGATCGATTCTTACGACATCCAGGTCAGTCACATACAAGGGTCTGGCAGGATCCTCATAATTCAACTCTGGTCTTCCTATTATCCGATGGCTGTTGCTATGAAGTGAGCTTATAGCATGCATGCCCCGTCCGATGATGATTTCTTCCATACGTTAAATCTAATTGAGAAGTGCCTCCTTGAATGGCCTTTTGATATTCCGGATATCTGCCCATCATGTATCGACCCCATGTACACAAGACTCGGTAAATGGAGGTCGATATGGTTCTTGTTATTTATGGTGGTCCAGAAATTGGGAAATCGAATTACCAATAGATTGGTCATGAAATGCCTGCAGATGGGCGGGACAATAATGGACAGGCCCCAGGCCGATGATGTCCCTGTGAGCATCTATTAACTTAggttaataaataatttattgtgCGGCTAAATCATCGCGGCAAACTCGCAGAATCCCTTAAGAACAACCGAAGCCGTCCGAGTGGGAGAGGGACCCCAGGCAACCTTGGGGCTTGCAGAACCCGAACCGTCAGCTCCGATGATTCCTCTAGGTCTAGGTAACAGCATTTTATACCTGGAAGTGAAAGCCGATTTAACTTCCAGTACTACAAGAAAAGTGGTCTATAGAGACACGCTCGATCGGATCGGAGACCCATCTAGCAAGCGTCACTAAGCCGATCCCGTCTTCTGCGGGGGAGGCTGACGTGTCAGGATTAAAAAGGCTTTGGTCTCCCATTGGTTGACTGATTAAGATTTATCCTTAATTGAGAATTGCTATTTCTCCCTATTGATTGCGCCGAGAATTCTGTCGAAGGATACCTGTCATCCGTCTCCGTGGGGTGCATTTAATGCTGTTgttatactctttttttttttttttctctttctatcCAAATTCCTTCTCTATAAATCTTTCCAACATCCTATcgagaaaaacaacaaaatctGTCCAACATATTAGTCTACAAAACAGAAATCTTACATGCTTTCTTCCAATTCAATGTGATCAGAACTTCTATGATATTTAGTCCAAGCAAATGAGTATAAAAAAACTTCTATAAAACACTGGAAGACATGATTAGTCTTAAGAATACATAAAGTTGTAGAAATTACAATAAAGTTTGAGCGAAAATAGAGAGAAAAGACTAACGTAAAAAGATATACTTTCAGTTTGATACTATAGAAAATATAGTTTCTAATTTCATCAGAAAATTTATACTTATTATTCACAAAAAAACTATAAATGAAATGATTATGCAATTCGATCTAAATTCAATTTAAGGCACAAAAAGAGCGGAGCGCTTATAATACATATTCAAAAACTCTcattatcaaaattaatataCAAGTATTCCTTATCAAGACAGATTAAGTCAAATTGATTGTACATCTTCTTATTGCCCTTTTGCAGAACTAGGCCATATAATTGGCTCATTAAACTCCATTAATTGCCTTTTGCATATAAaaactaagaaaaaaaagtcgGTTCTGATTTTCAACCTCTACCGTTGGATTAAATTTTGTTCTCGGCCTTTTTCATTTAGTTTGCTTCTAATATtgtaaacattttttaataaaaaatactgACGTAACATTCTATtcgaataaaaatattttgtacaaattaaaaataaaaaaatatgaagaacaataaaaaaatgagaggTAGAGAGGGAGGGTGGTGGGGTCCTCACCATTGGCTACCACCACCCCAGTGAGGCTGTCAGTTGTATCGTGGAGAGGCAAAAGTGGCTGTTGGTGATGCCTCATTCAAATATAATTGGGCGATCTTAGTCCGAAAAGAAactttttattctttaattcTCATTTGTTTGAATCTAGACAAATTCGTGAGTTTCAAGggggaaaaataatattcataAGTGGTCTGCTAATGGTAATAAGTAGCACGCGGGAAAGGGCAAAAACACACTAAAGGGCACAAACTGGTTTGAGGTAAAAAGGGCAAATACTGgtaggaaagaaagaaagagagagacggTAAGTCATTAAATGATGACTGACACGTGGCTAATATTCATCTCTCGAAGGAATTTTCGGTCCCAATAATTTAATGAGTATCTGTAAATGAATAACAAtcaatgaaaatatttataaatgagAATCTGTGGGTCACTTGTGAAgttaatttttctcttttgagcATTATGATTGAATATTATATGGTCAAATCGCTGAGTAATATGCACCTTATAATTGCTTCAACGCGGGGGAGGAGATAGCATTTCTCaaccttaattaatttttacctAATTACCTAACTTTAACCAGATCTAACAGCTGGTTTCTCTTGTTGACACCTGCGATGTCCTAACGCATTCCAAGGAATATCATTTTCGCTTCCTACAATTCTTTTCCGGCCGTTCACTTATTCTTAGATTGATTTTGCTGTCTTTCCATCTAAAACTAATGAACCAAAGGGAAAAGGCGATTCTCCCAAATCACCAGATTAGATCAATAACACCTTCTTGATTAATTTTCTCGAATTAATTCATGGTGTCGAATCTCGGGCATTAGGTATATCTAGGCATTTCTAAGCACGATCCACCGGAAATGTCTACGTGCTTCAGCTTCACGGCGTCCAAGGACCGGTTCTACCGGCACTGGTTCACGAGTTCGGGGTTGCGCTCCGTGACGACAGAGCTCGGGGAAGGGACCATGATGCACTGCTGGATTCCTAAGGTCCACTGGTCGTCGAGGCCGACGCTGCTTCTGGTTCATGGATTCGGGGCCAATGCCATGTGGCAGTTTGCGGACCACGTCCGACACTTTACCCCGCACTTCAACGTGTACGTGCCGGACCTGGTGTTCTTCGGGGGGTCAAGCACGGCCCGGCCCGAACGGTCCGAGGCATTCCAGGCCCGGTGCCTGATGAGGCTGATGGAGGTCCACGGGCTCTCCAGGGCGAGCATGGTTGGGGTGAGCTATGGCGGGTTTGTGTTGTACAGCCTGGCCGACCAGTTCCCGGACGTGGTCGAAAGGATCGTGCTGTGCTGCACGGGCGTGTGCCTCGAGGAGAAGGACCTCAAGGACGGCCTGTTTAGGGTTTCAAACTTGGATGAGGCGGTCGAAATTCTGCTGCCGCAGAGCCCAAACAAGTTGAGGGAGCTAATGAAGTTATCGTTCGTGAAACCTGCCTGGGGCGTTCCCTCTTGCTTCCTCTCAGACTTCATCAATGTAAAATCTCTTCCTTCAATTCATTCTGAAATTTATCATATGGCATTGTGTTTATTTATTCGCTACCCCTCTTGTCAATGGAGCTCATGCAATATTAACTATCGCGCGTATATGTGGACCGACTTATAAGTTGGAAGACACGATGTGCAAGGGTTACTTCAACTTATAGATATGCGCCATTGAAATATCCGTCAGGATTTAATTTAAACCTCAATTTCTCAAGTGTCTATGGCCATCCTACACCAGCTGTCGACTCGACCAACTGTCTTTCGACCAAACGGTTGGCTACGCGGTCTGTGACATTTTCAGGAAAGGAAACATGATTGATCTGTCCTGATTTTTCCTAACAGGTGATGTGCTCGGACTACATCCAGGAGAAGAAGGAGCTAATCCGTGCCTTGCTCAAAGATCGAAAGCTTTCGAATCTTCCCAGAATCAAACAGGTAAGACTAGGAATTACCTAGTAGGATCATGTACAACATTCGATGTGTTCGCATGAAACATCCTACTTGGCCAATAGCTAAGACTGCGTACACAGGTATAATCTTTAattgcttatatataaatgtatatgtaCAGTTCAAtaactagtttttttttttttttaaatctctTTCCGACAGCCCACGTTGATAATATGGGGAGAGCAAGATCAGATATTCCCGTTGGAGCTAGGGCACAGATTGAAAAggtataataaataattacttaaatcgacattatttttcttttaattttaattttcgatATCTTTCATTGATGTTCTAAATTTTATTGCagatgaattatatatgaattatgatacatatgcatttttttattattgtattttaTTGTGTGCACAGCCACATAGGAGAGAATGCTGAGATGGTCATCGTGAAGAACGCAGGCCACGCAGTCAACCTTGAGAAATCCAAAGAGTTCGTGAAGCATTTGAAGCCTTTTCTCGCACAATGATCTCCATATTACACAATTAATATCAGTTGATTAACTGTTTTTGTGAGTCGTCACGCGGAGGAAAGCCGGCGAAATTGAAACTTTCGTGAAGAGTTCTCATAGGCCTAAAACTTTTTGAATGGTGATATCTATTCTAGCTGGGAATGGATCGATAAAGGATACCGATGAATTAATTTCCCAGCTGCACTGTTGGTGCCTGGGAGTTGGGAGAGCGTCTCGCAGCAGAGTATTCGGTTTTCAAACAATAAAATTTGATGAGTACTTCGGATTAATTAGCGGGAAATGCCTCAAAATTTAACTACTTAAGACGATTGTTATGAAGGGCGGGATGTCGTAAGAGCTTAATTAAATGCCttggagaaaataaaaggattttGCAACTCAAATTTGGACTAGGAACTTTATAGATAGGATGTGatcaatataataaaagaGCCTAAGGACGTTCATAGAAAAGACAGAAAACAAACATGAGACTCGTGAAATTGGTTGTATGCGTGTGTCCCTATTTGTGGGTTCATCCTTTATCTATAGGCAAATATGGTCTCGAGTTTCAAGTATAATGGCTTGAGCCTCATAATGTGTCAAATGAAATGTCAAATTTTCGACAGTTAACTGTTGCTAAAGGTTTGTATCCGTATCATTATCCgcttgtttttttctttttcttttttttctcggaAATCAATGAATGACCATTGATTGCAAAACAAATACCAGAGTAAAATGTCCAAGATAAAATCACAAggattggaaaaaaaatatagcaAATCCAACAAGAGCACTGGTTGGTTGAATGTTTTGATATCCCAAGTATTAGGGGTAACTAGCCCCAGTAATAGAAGTCAATGTTAAGGTGTGTTTGATAATTGAGTGcggaaattaatttttcagcacttaattcAATATGTTTGGTAAATGCAATTCAAATTGacttaattgattaagttaagttcaaatttttacGGATCATGCCTTAATCAATTAAGTATAAAATTTCTACCTATTTCTTCACTTAATTCGCTCAGCTGGGATACATTTTAAGATATTTGCGTGAGGGAGGaattgaagagagagaggggaaatCGTGGCCGGAGGTGGCCTCGATCTCGGCCACCACCGCCCAGTCGGGTCGTTGGCGACCTCGATTAGGGCGGTCGTGGCCAGAATCGACAGCACCACTGCCTTCCCTAGATCCCAATTTGCTGtctcctttttttaaaatttttttattttttttattttgagaaattataaaaataaaataatagtaaaGATAGGGatcaaaagggaaaagaaagaaaatagtaGGCTGGCATGCAACTACCAAAAACTCTAGACTTTCAACACTTAACTTTATCGAACAATTTTTACTTAATCAATTAAGcatttatttgattaaatgcttaaaatttcaacacttagtttttcagcacttaaaattaagtacAAACGAATATAAGGTTGCTCCCTAATTGTTCCTCCTCATTGAAGGAAACCAAAAATGGCGGTACAGCTGCAGTCACTCTTTTCCTTGCTCCTTGAAACACCCTGTTGCTCCTTTTCACCCATATGTAATAGATGTAATGGTACCACAGGAGCTTTTTGATCATAACATCCAAAGCTCTACCCTTCTGTGACACAATCCACAAACTCCCTTTGTGATTTTGCAGAATAAAAGGAGATGCTCCTTCCCCCCTTGCTCCTGCtgacaaaattaatatttattagatCGTATCAGGATCTTCCATCGAAGTAATATGTCTTTTATAATCAATCTGTTGAACCACGCCGACCAACAAACAAATGACACTTTAGGAATATGCCCAGTGAACCAGACAGCCCTGATCAGGAACCTATGTAACAGAGTCCGATTCAGGCAATGGGGAAAGCAGCAGCGAGATCTTTTATCAATGATAGCTAGCCATCAGAGCTTCTAGGACAATGCCATCTATTTTCTCTGAAAACAGTACTCGCCTTTGCATCTCGGGGAATGGAAGGGAAGCACGCCATGCCATTGGAATGGAATGCAATTAGGGGTCCAATAGCCAAATATCATATCAGAAAGACACGGTGCTTCCAGTCCTATTCCTATACTCAATCAGTGGCCTAATATAATCCCTAAGTCAGAGGAGTTTCCTCAAACTCCAAGAACAATCTCCTGGTACCTTTCACGGCCCATAAGCACCTACCTGCAATAGTATAATGAACTAATTCAAGTAAAATTTTTCTCAAAGTTTATATAAGTAACTAATAATATAAGTGAAGATTCTTCAAAATTCTCTAATTTACTTCAATTGTAAGTAATTTACTAGAAATTTAAGTTATTTATCCactaatttcttaaaattcaTATAACTTACTCGAAACACGCTTAGCGTGGAACTATTATTCGACTATATGTGAattattagataataattcTGTCATATTTTGCATTACTTAAAACTTTAGTAGAGATCACTTAAAACTTTAGTGATCTACCAAagtttattgaattttattcaaaatgtGGCCCATTACTTAAAAATTTTTGTAGATCCCTTATTGGAGCCGATAAATAAGATAACACATAATACAcaactaattaatatatattttggatcacattattgaataaaattcaACATCTCGATCCTAGCCACCACATAGCGAAGGTAATCGATGATGTCGGAGGGCTTCGATGACCTCGGCCACCAGTTTGTAGTCGGTGCTGATGATTCCATTTGGCCATGTTGGAgacttttttccccccttcttTATTACGGTTGACTGTTGGAGCTTTATCACTGGCCATCAATCGTCCCAAGTAGCTGTCaaacatttttattattattattattattattaaggaAACTCGTGAGTATAGAATttgaaatctcttaattacCATATAAAAGCACGCGGTACCACATTCTGACCCATTTCTTGACAAATTCAACCTCAGCTAGTGTGAGCAGTGCTGGTGCGTTCGCCTGCTCTCTCTCCCTAATGCTCCTCTCGTTGGATACATCTGAGAATACCCAAATTATCTGAAATCATGATGATCTATGAGGAACTCTCAATCCTCATCTCTGATTCGCAAATATTCCTCTCAGTGTCATCATTTCTATCTTAATTGAGTTTGATGGAACCATTTACTCGTTTATGTCTCCCTCATAaccaaaaaagataaaaaaaaaattttgagggATATGATTAATTAACTAACAAGAATTGAAATCATATATCCTCTTAGTTCTATTGCCACTGGATCACACTCTCTTTTTCAATGGCTCTTATGGTTTTAATATGAATATGGCCTtagtgaaatttaaaaaaaaaaatagaagcaGAAGTAACCTTttaattatatgcatataaatatgtattgaTTAGACTGAGGCCCGTGTGTTGTACGGATTTTGTTTCGccataaatatttattgtataaattttaaatttctattctCACAATATTTCTATACCTGTTAATTTTGTGTGCcatttttatcaaatattaaattgctaggattaaataattataaatctaTGAAATTGGAATTAGcaatatatttctaaaaactgataaagcatttttttttatataaaatgtcTGTTAgtttagttaattttttatattaccgAAATATAATGCAACTTTCACTTTATATAATTCTGCACATTTACTCTAATTATACTTAGAAATTAAGTAAatctgaaaagaaaagattcaTTTTTAGAGTTAACTGTTTTTCTCTTtgtaatataattcatattattcttattattattattattaatcgTAGACCACCCCAATAATATCTTAATATATCTCTCCTGTAGTGACTCATACATGCATGAAGACTAGGAGAACCAACAACTTTCCCATGGGCATTTATTTGGATCCTCAACATAGTTTCTGAGTCTTCGAGTTTATGTATGTGTTTGCTTTCGGAATGGAATTCTACTTAACTCGACTTCACTCTAATAAATGAAGACAAATAGttatgagaatttattattaaaaaaaattgattgaaataattgttaagaaaaagtatgtgagagaatttattataaaattaaaaaaaagacaaaaaaaaataatgaatagtttggAGAAtctagtattaaaaaattagttattataatagttaataaaaagtatgtcagagaatttatta is a genomic window containing:
- the LOC116205193 gene encoding probable protein phosphatase 2C 9 — protein: MDNLCCFNSLYSQLVGGSSSCSSGKGRSSHAPIKYGFSLMKGKANHPMEDYHVAKFVKVKHHELGLFAIFDGHLGDSVPAYLQKHLFSNILKEEEFWTEPARSIAKAYERTDEAILSHSPDLGRGGSTAVTAILIDGCKLWIANVGDSRAVLSRRGQAVQLSIDHEPNTERGSIEDRGGFVSNMPGDVARVNGQLAVSRAFGDKNLKSHLRSDPDIVSADVDTDTDILILASDGLWKVMSNQEAVDIARKTKDPQRAAKNLAAEALNRDSKDDISCIVIRLKG
- the LOC116203201 gene encoding monoacylglycerol lipase ABHD6; this translates as MSTCFSFTASKDRFYRHWFTSSGLRSVTTELGEGTMMHCWIPKVHWSSRPTLLLVHGFGANAMWQFADHVRHFTPHFNVYVPDLVFFGGSSTARPERSEAFQARCLMRLMEVHGLSRASMVGVSYGGFVLYSLADQFPDVVERIVLCCTGVCLEEKDLKDGLFRVSNLDEAVEILLPQSPNKLRELMKLSFVKPAWGVPSCFLSDFINVMCSDYIQEKKELIRALLKDRKLSNLPRIKQPTLIIWGEQDQIFPLELGHRLKSHIGENAEMVIVKNAGHAVNLEKSKEFVKHLKPFLAQ